The following are from one region of the Oncorhynchus nerka isolate Pitt River linkage group LG8, Oner_Uvic_2.0, whole genome shotgun sequence genome:
- the nppcl2 gene encoding C-type natriuretic peptide 2: MAASSSSSTRTLLLLILLSSLSLSVESRLSSQPSSRPSPRKHDTQVLDNLFSAQLRSLILNQPDITSEGSTSGPSHSYHPPSQGLAGRGMGAGPVVPRLFLDFLRQQRMFRGRSRKSATARGCFGMKVDRIGSISGLGC; this comes from the exons ATGGCTGCTTCATCTTCTTCTTCCACCCGTacccttctcctcctcatcctcctctcctctctgtcactgAGTGTGGAGTCTCGACTCTCGTCCCAACCCTCGTCCCGACCATCACCTCGGAAACACGACACACAG GTACTAGATAATCTCTTCAGCGCTCAGCTCCGCTCTCTGATCCTCAACCAACCAGACATCACCTCTGAAGGTTCCACTTCTGGCCCCTCCCATTCCTACCATCCTCCCTCCCAGGGATTGGCTGGTCGCGGCATGGGGGCGGGTCCTGTGGTCCCCAGGTTGTTCCTAGACTTTCTGCGCCAACAGAGGATGTTCCGTGGGCGGAGCAGGAAGAGCGCCACCGCCAGGGGATGCTTCGGCATGAAGGTGGACCGCATCGGATCTATCAGCGGTCTGGGATGCTGA